GGTTGACAAATAAATCGCCATTGCTACCTCTAAAATAAATGCTTTCGTTGTATTTAACATGGTTTTCCATACCCGAGCCAACACAACAAGTAAAGGTGTTAAACTCGTCGCTGAATTCTTTTTTGCCACCCATTCTTAAAGGCACGAAATAACAAGTCATCCCATTGTTATGGTTTTGTGAAGCTAAAATGTGGTTGTATAAAGCCTTCTCGTAATAATCCATGTAACTCGCCTCTGGATTTAAAGCAAATAAATGCCTTGTTAATTTCAACATGTTATAGGTATTGCAAGTCTCGGTGGTATTATCAGTAAGGTAGTCGTTAAGTTTACCTGGTGCATTCAAATATTCGTAATTGCTATTACCTCCATTTGCATAAGTGTGGTCTTTGGTAATTGCGTTATAAAAGAAAGTGGCAATCTTTAAATCTTTAGGGTTATTGGTAAGTTCATATCGCCTTGCGCTGGCAATGATTTTAGGGATTTGTGTGTTTGAGTGCTTGCCAGCTAATTGGTCTTTGCCATTTGCCAATGTATCTAACACTCTTTTGTCGTAGAATTTATAGGAAAGGTCAAGGTATTTTTTGTCTCCTGTAAAAGCGTAAGTATTGGCCATTACTTCGCTCATTCCGCCATACTCGCAAATTAACATCTTCTGAATTTGTGCGTCATCTAACCCTTTAATCGTGTTTTCTGCCCAATTGGCAATGCCTTGATTAATTTGCAATGCTTTGGTATTGTTGGCATAAAGAAATGCATCTTGCAATCCGGCCATGATCTTATGAACGGTGTACCAAGGAGCCCAAGCGCCATTGAGGTCGAAACCACCTGTTTTGATATTGCCTTTAGCTACTTCTTCCCAAACTTTGTCTTCATTAGGGATAGCGCCAACATAACCAGTTTTACGAGCTTTTTGACATTCGTATAATTCGTTAACGATGTAATTTATCTTTTTCAAAAATGCTTCATCTTTTGTAGAGGCATAATGCATAGAAAGAGCAGAAAGGTAATGACCTAAAGTATGTCCGGCTAAACCATCAGATTCCCAACCCCCATAAATCTTTCCTTTTTCTTGTAATCCAGCGTGTCGACGGAAAGAAGAAAGTAACCTATCAGCATCAATTTTCAAGAGGTAAGCTGCATCAGCTTTCATTGCGGTTAAAAAGGGACTTTCCAATAATTTTACATCTTGTAAGTTAAAAGGATAAGCCTTGATGGGTACTTGAGGTTTTATAATTGCCTTGGTGTCATTATATTCGGTAAGGTAATTTTGTGAATAAGCATTGGCCGAAAATAGTAAACCGAAAACAAGCAATAATCGTTTCATAAAAGAGGAGATTTAACTAAATAAAACTAATGGATTTGGAAGGGATGTGCAATAAGGTTTTTGGCTTAAACTTTACGGATTTTAACATCTGTTTTTTTTACCGAAAAGATGCTAAGAGCACAAAGTTTTCTACCATCTAAGAAATCTTGAGGCATCTTAGTGTCGATGGGTTTTTGATCCACCTATGAAACCAAGCATGCCTTAGATTTTCTTAGCTGTCTTAGATGGTTAACCTTTTTGCACATAGGTTTTCATTTTTTCTTAGGTTTTCTAAGGTGTCTTTTTGGGTGGTGAACCTTTTTTATAACAGCTTCAAATTGATTAGTAATTAACAAATTTTAACCTTAATAGTAGTTATTTAAAAAAATAGAGGTAATATTGATGCGTTATGAAGGTTTTGCAATTTACCATTCCGGTTGCCCATGATAGTGCAGTGATTGTGCAGGAAGATATCATGCCTCATTTTTATACACATTTGCACAGGCATAACGAAGCGCAATTGATTTGGATAAAAGAGGGAGAGGGAACTTTGGTAGTTGATAATCATTTATACGCTTTCAAAGCAAATGATGTGTATCTGTTAGGCGCTAATCAACCTCACTTATTTAAAAGTAATCCAGAGTATTTTGTAGAAAATAGCGGTTTGCAAATACAAGCCTTAATGATATTTTTTGACCCAAATGGTAAGTTAACGCCCTTGTTGGATTTACCCGAAATGCAGTTGTTAAAATCGTTTTTGCATCAGCATCAAGCTGGATTTAAGGTGCCATCGAAACATAATGAATTGGTCATTTCACAAATGTTATCCGTTCAACAAGCAAAAAATCAAGAATTAATGATTAGTTTTTTGCAATTGTTAAATTCATTGTATTTAACGTCTAATAAAGCAGAACCATTAGCGGCTGTTCGTTCATCTCAGTTTTCTGAGAATGAAGGAATAAGGATAGCACATATATTTAACTATATCATGCAACATTATGAGAGGCTCATTACCCTTGAAGAAGTGGCAGAACAGGCCCACATGACACCACAAGCTTTTTGTAGGTATTTTAAGAAACATACCCGACAGACTTTTGTGTCTTTTTTAAATGAAATGCGCATCAATGAAGCTTGTAAAAAGTTAACAAGTGGGCGATATGAAAACATCGCGACCGCTGCTTATACTTGCGGATTTAATAGTGTTACTAACTTTAATCGTGTCTTTAAAGCAGTAAAAGGGGAATCTCCGAAAGCTTATCTGGAGCATTATTTTAGTAATTTTGGGTAAGGGGTGGTTAATGGTCAATGGTTGATAGACCATGGCCTGAGTATATAACATTAAGTTTTCCAGCTATTGAATAATTTATTTAGGTAAAGCTATCAAGTTATTAACTATCGACCATCAGCTTCTTCCTCCTTAATGCAAATTTAGTTCAGTAAAGCGCCATTTCTATTAACCATGAACCATTAGCTATCAACCTCTTCTTTCCAAAGGTTAAAATCCGTTTACTTTTCATTAAATCCTGCGAAAGATATTGGATGTTGAGCCATTACTTTTGATTAAAATTATTTTGATATGAAACACGTAGCTTGGCAAGGAATCTATCCGGCACTTTTAACACCTTTTACCGCAAACGATGAGATAGATTATCCACTATTTCAAAAGAACTTAGATGCGCAAATAGCAGCTGGCGTTGATGGAATTATCATTGGTGGTTCCTTGGGCGAGGCGAGTACCTTGACGTCGCAGGAAAAAGCAGAGTTTTTAAGCTACTGTGTAAAATCAGTAAATGGAAAAATTCCTGTTATCATCAATGTAGCAGAGCAAAGTACAAAAGTTGCCATTGCAATGGCTCAAGAGGCTGAACAATTAGGTGCAGATGGCTTGATGTTGTTGCCACCATTGAAATATAAAGCAGATGATGAGGAAGTAGTAACTTATTTTCAAGCAGTTGCTAGTGCTACCAAATTACCAATCTTAATTTACAACAATCCGGTAGATTATGGTATTAAGGTAAGCATCCCGATGTTTGAGCAATTATTGCCTTATGCAAATATTCAGGCAGTAAAAGAAAGCACAAGGGATTTGGCCAATGTTACAAATATGATTAACAAATTTGGCGATAGATTTAAAATCCTTGGTGGAGTAGATACCATTTCACTAGAGTGTTTAATGATGGGCGCTAATGGTTTAGTAGCTGGTTTGGTTGATGCATTCCCTGCAGAAACAGTAGCTATTTACAGATTAGTGAAAGCAAAAAGATATGATGATGCAGTAGCAATTTATAGATGGTTTATGCCATTGTTAGAGTTAGATATTCATCCTAAATTAGTGCAATATATTAAATTGGCTGCTACGGCTGTAGGATTAAGTTCTGAATATGTAAGAGCACCAAGATTGGTTATTAAAGGCGCAGAAAGAGAAAGAGTTTTAAAAATTATAAATGATGCTTTAGCTACTCGTCCGCAATTGCCAGATTATTTAAATTTGTAACATGTATAAAGACACCAGCACGGCAGAAATAGATATCGCATTAGAAAAAGCTGTAAAAGCTTATCATCAGTATAAAACCTATACCCTTAAACAGCGTGCCGATTTTATGCGGGCAATCGCTTTGGAAATAGCTGAACTTGGCGACGAGTTAATAGATACGGCCATGGCAGAAACTAATTTGCCACAAGCACGTTTGCAAGGAGAAAGAGCTAGAACAATTTTTCAATTGAATAGCTATGCAGATGCTGCTGAATTAGGGAATTGGTTAGAAGCAAGCATTGATACTGCATTGTTAGAACGTACTCCACCAAAACCAGATGTACGTAAAATATTAATTCCGCTTGGGCCTGTTGTGGTTTTTGGCGCAAGTAATTTTCCATTTGCTTATTCAACAGCAGGTGGCGATACGGCTTGTGCCTTGGCTGCAGGCTGTCCGGTTATTGTAAAGGCACATCCGGCACATCCAAAAACATCTACTTTAATGGCAGATGCGATTTTAAAAGCAGCCAAAAAAACCAATATGCCAGATGGTATTTTTACACATATTTATGGTGCTGGTTTCGAAAGCGGTGTATATTTAGTGAAACACGAGTCTGTTAAAGCAGTCGGCTTTACAGGTTCTTTTAGTGGTGGAAAAGCATTATTCGATTTGGCTAATCAGCGAAAAACCCCTATCCCTGTTTTTGCAGAGATGGGAAGTGTTAATCCTGTTTTTTTATTGCCAGAAAAGCTAGCTACAGAGACTGAAACCTTGGCTAAACAAATGGCGGGTTCCATTACTTTAGGAATGGGTCAGTTTTGTACCAATCCAGGTTTAATGGTGGCTATTGATGATAAGAACTTAGATAAATTTATCGTCCATTTAAAAAGAGAAATAGAAGGCATAACACCGGCTAGGATGTTACATAAAGGAATTGCGACTAATTTCAACGAAAAATTAGAAAAAGCATTGTCGCAAAGGGGAGTTCAATTAATTGGGCAAACCGACGATTCGCAAGCAGTGGACAAAGTGCTCATCAGCGTTGCCACAACTTCTGGAAAAACATTTTTAGCTAATCCAGTTTTACATCAAGAGGTTTTTGGACCGTATTCACTCATCATTCAATGTGCTGATGAAAAAGAAATGTTGGCTGTAGCAAAGGCGATGGAAGGCCAGTTAACGGCTACCTTAATGGCCACTTCCAAAGACATTAAAAATCATCAACAACTGTTGGATGAAGTACAAGAAATTTGTGGTCGTTTTATTTTAAATAATGTTCCCACAGGTGTGGAAGTAGTTTTAGCGATGCATCACGGAGGTCCGTACCCTGCAAGTACTGATGCTAGATTTA
The sequence above is drawn from the Pedobacter frigiditerrae genome and encodes:
- a CDS encoding beta-L-arabinofuranosidase domain-containing protein, producing the protein MKRLLLVFGLLFSANAYSQNYLTEYNDTKAIIKPQVPIKAYPFNLQDVKLLESPFLTAMKADAAYLLKIDADRLLSSFRRHAGLQEKGKIYGGWESDGLAGHTLGHYLSALSMHYASTKDEAFLKKINYIVNELYECQKARKTGYVGAIPNEDKVWEEVAKGNIKTGGFDLNGAWAPWYTVHKIMAGLQDAFLYANNTKALQINQGIANWAENTIKGLDDAQIQKMLICEYGGMSEVMANTYAFTGDKKYLDLSYKFYDKRVLDTLANGKDQLAGKHSNTQIPKIIASARRYELTNNPKDLKIATFFYNAITKDHTYANGGNSNYEYLNAPGKLNDYLTDNTTETCNTYNMLKLTRHLFALNPEASYMDYYEKALYNHILASQNHNNGMTCYFVPLRMGGKKEFSDEFNTFTCCVGSGMENHVKYNESIYFRGSNGDLFVNLYIPSILNWKEKGVTIKQETQLPASDLVTFTVNTAKPTKFTFRFRYPHWSKNFLVKINGKVEKDIVKSANGYVIISGTWKKNDKIELIIPSNLYTEAIPDNPNRRAVFYGPTLLAGVLGEKEPDPLKGVPVFVSSTNNANDWIKTTDKSKLHFVTNNLAKPNEVQLVPFNQVDNSYYSVYWDVFTPESWTVQQKIYEAAKLAEQNLLAQTMDMFRPGEMQPERDHKLIGEKMQTGEEHLKKWRIAGVDGHLSFEMKVDENLTNSLMLMYWGMDNRDRRFDILVDGTQIASEDLNKFKESKFYNISYAIPAELTKGKKMVTIKLQPKPRNSAGPFYEARTIKN
- a CDS encoding AraC family transcriptional regulator; the protein is MKVLQFTIPVAHDSAVIVQEDIMPHFYTHLHRHNEAQLIWIKEGEGTLVVDNHLYAFKANDVYLLGANQPHLFKSNPEYFVENSGLQIQALMIFFDPNGKLTPLLDLPEMQLLKSFLHQHQAGFKVPSKHNELVISQMLSVQQAKNQELMISFLQLLNSLYLTSNKAEPLAAVRSSQFSENEGIRIAHIFNYIMQHYERLITLEEVAEQAHMTPQAFCRYFKKHTRQTFVSFLNEMRINEACKKLTSGRYENIATAAYTCGFNSVTNFNRVFKAVKGESPKAYLEHYFSNFG
- a CDS encoding dihydrodipicolinate synthase family protein, whose protein sequence is MKHVAWQGIYPALLTPFTANDEIDYPLFQKNLDAQIAAGVDGIIIGGSLGEASTLTSQEKAEFLSYCVKSVNGKIPVIINVAEQSTKVAIAMAQEAEQLGADGLMLLPPLKYKADDEEVVTYFQAVASATKLPILIYNNPVDYGIKVSIPMFEQLLPYANIQAVKESTRDLANVTNMINKFGDRFKILGGVDTISLECLMMGANGLVAGLVDAFPAETVAIYRLVKAKRYDDAVAIYRWFMPLLELDIHPKLVQYIKLAATAVGLSSEYVRAPRLVIKGAERERVLKIINDALATRPQLPDYLNL
- a CDS encoding aldehyde dehydrogenase (NADP(+)), yielding MYKDTSTAEIDIALEKAVKAYHQYKTYTLKQRADFMRAIALEIAELGDELIDTAMAETNLPQARLQGERARTIFQLNSYADAAELGNWLEASIDTALLERTPPKPDVRKILIPLGPVVVFGASNFPFAYSTAGGDTACALAAGCPVIVKAHPAHPKTSTLMADAILKAAKKTNMPDGIFTHIYGAGFESGVYLVKHESVKAVGFTGSFSGGKALFDLANQRKTPIPVFAEMGSVNPVFLLPEKLATETETLAKQMAGSITLGMGQFCTNPGLMVAIDDKNLDKFIVHLKREIEGITPARMLHKGIATNFNEKLEKALSQRGVQLIGQTDDSQAVDKVLISVATTSGKTFLANPVLHQEVFGPYSLIIQCADEKEMLAVAKAMEGQLTATLMATSKDIKNHQQLLDEVQEICGRFILNNVPTGVEVVLAMHHGGPYPASTDARFTSVGADGIKRFARPMSYQNWDDEFLPNELKNGNPLGIWRTVNNELTKSPLDEKNI